A genomic window from Silene latifolia isolate original U9 population chromosome Y, ASM4854445v1, whole genome shotgun sequence includes:
- the LOC141629659 gene encoding uncharacterized protein LOC141629659, with amino-acid sequence MIISSWNIRGFNDPIKQQEVRGYLATNKIEVFGLLETRVRLNKAAAISRMFSSHRILNNYSHHYNGRIWVFLDTRLVTLLSSRIHDQLIHLELLHHVSNKVVHMSFVFGSNDADIRETLWNEMRQLATMVTDWIVLGDFNIVTVLSPEISDHSPLLVQIKERYQIRRRFSYLNYWEEHKDYDTLVTEAWQIPTKGNAMFNLFAKLKNVRQKLIGLHKNNFSDLATKVKQARESLETCQKQVQLQPLDIQLLTQEKALLETYWLLRKTERSSLIQRAKIHDINYNDAANSYFYAKIAIRKHQSIIGKIKDKDGILREGMEDVNTAFVDYYQWPVEEMEIRKALFSIASNKSPGQDRFSSQFLKKSWNHVKREFCAAVRAYFKTGVMSKQANTTLLELIPKKPVVTSVMDYRPIACCTVFYKTVSKILCDRLKPHLPILVGKEHGAFVAGRCIFENIMLTQSLIKGYGHKGISPRCMIKVDIKKLLTLYNGILLVEYCRSITSPFSSGNG; translated from the exons ATGATAATATCTTCTTGGAACATTAGAGGGTTTAATGACCCAATTAAGCAGCAGGAAGTTAGGGGTTATTTGGCTACAAATAAAATTGAAGTTTTTGGTTTATTGGAGACTAGAGTTAGACTGAATAAAGCTGCTGCAATAAGTAGGATGTTTTCTTCTCATAGGATTCTCAATAACTACTCTCATCACTATAATGGGAGAATCTGGGTGTTTCTTGACACCAGACTGGTTACTCTGCTTTCTTCTAGAATACATGATCAACTGATACATTTGGAGCTGTTGCATCATGTTTCTAATAAAGTTGTTCACATGTCCTTCGTTTTTGGGAGTAATGATGCTGACATTAGAGAGACGCTTTGGAATGAGATGAGGCAGCTGGCTACTATGGTTACTGACTGGATTGTCTTAGGGGATTTTAATATT GTGACTGTTTTGTCCCCTGAAATCTCTGACCACTCACCTTTATTGGTTCAAATAAAGGAACGTTACCAAATCAGGAGGAGATTTAGTTACCTTAATTACTGGGAGGAGCATAAGGATTATGATACTCTTGTCACTGAGGCTTGGCAGATCCCTACTAAGGGTAATGCCATGTTTAATCTGTTTGCTAAACTCAAAAATGTTAGACAGAAACTAATTGGTTTGCACAAAAACAATTTTTCTGATCTAGCAACAAAAGTAAAACAGGCTAGGGAGTCTTTGGAGACCTGTCAAAAACAGGTTCAACTACAACCTTTGGACATCCAGCTACTCACTCAGGAAAAAGCTTTACTGGAGACATATTGGCTGCTGAGGAAAACTGAGAGGAGCAGTCTCATTCAAAGGGCCAAGATTCATGATATTAATTACAATGATGCTGCTAACAGCTACTTTTATGCAAAAATTGCAATAAGGAAGCATCAGAGTATTATTGGTAAAATTAAAGATAAGGATGGCATTTTAAGGGAGGGGATGGAGGATGTCAACACTGCTTTTGTGGATTACTATCAATG GCCAGTTGAGGAAATGGAGATTAGAAAAGCATTGTTCTCAATTGCTTCTAATAAAAGCCCTGGTCAAGATAGATTTTCCTCCCAATTTTTAAAAAAATCTTGGAATCATGTGAAGAGGGAGTTTTGTGCTGCTGTTCGGGCTTACTTTAAAACTGGGGTAATGTCTAAGCAAGCTAATACTACTCTCTTAGAACTCATTCCTAAGAAACCAGTGGTTACCTCTGTTATGGACTATAGACCAATTGCTTGTTGCACTGTCTTTTACAAGACAGTGAGTAAGATCTTATGTGACAGACTTAAGCCTCATTTACCTATCCTTGTGGGGAAGGAACATGGTGCATTTGTGGCTGGTAGATGTATTTTTGAGAACATAATGCTTACTCAGTCTCTGATCAAAGGATATGGACATAAAGGTATTTCCCCAAGGTGCATGATAAAGGTAGACATCAAAAAGCTTTTGACTCTTTACAACGGGATTTTATTGGTAGAATATTGCAGGTCTATAACTTCCCCCTTCAGTTCAGGAAATGGATAA